The genomic DNA GCCAGATAAGTATTCGCGAAGTCCACCGGCAGTGAAACGCGCAACAGTCCGGTCGGGTGGGTCAGCATCTCGCCGAGTTGCTCATGGGCGAGGCGCGCTTCGTCGACGATACGCTTGCAACGTTCGAAATACAGCTGGCCGGCTTCCGTCAATTCGATCTTGCGTGTGGTCCGGTTCAGCAGGCGAAGACCGATCTCCTTCTCGAGCAGGCTGATCCGTCGCGACAGGGTCGAGTTTGGCATATCGAGCGTCGTGGCGGCGCCCCGGAAGCTTCGGGCTTTCACGACCTCCACGAAGAGCGCCATGTCGTTCAACAATTCCATTCAATTATTCCATAGATAGATCAATCATTCCCATCATATGGCATTTATTCCATCAAATAGAAGATCCATCTACCCTTCTCGATATCATCGAGAAGGAACACTCTATGAACCCGTTATTCGGTCCGGTCCGCCTCGGCGGCCTTGAGCTTCCGAACCGCCTGGTTATGGCGCCCATGACGCGTTCGCGCGCCGACGCGAATGGCGTTCCCGGCGAGCTTGCCGCCGAATATTACGCGCAGCGCGCCGGCGTCGGTCTGATCGTCACGGAGGGCACGCAGCCATCCGACGACGGTCAGGGCTATATGAACACACCCGGCATCTACACAGCCGCGCATGTCGCCGGCTGGCGCAAGGTCACTGATGCCGTGCACGACAAGGGCGGGCACATCTTCATTCAACTCATGCATGCCGGCCGCATGTCGCATCCCGACAACACGCTGCATCACCGGCAGGGCGTGGCCCCGTCTGCGATCGCACCGGGCGTGCCGATGTTCACGCCGAAGGGCATGCAGGACATTCCGCAGCCGCGGTCGCTCACGACCGACGAAGTGCGCCGAAGCGTCGCCGACTTCCGCGACGCCGGGCGTCTCGCCATTGCGGCAGGCGCTGATGGCGTCGAAATCCATGGAGCGAATGGTTATCTGGTGCAGCAGTTCATCGCGCCGAGCGCCAATACCCGCACTGATGCGTATGGCGGTTCAATCGAAAACCGCGCACGTTTCGCCATCGAGGTTGCGGCCGCCATCGCCAGGGAGATCGGTGCGGACAAGACGGCGATCCGCCTGTCACCGGGTATCACGATGTGGGGCATCAACGAAGGCGCCGAAGGACCGGACCTCTATCGCTATCTGGTCGGCGAGCTCGACAAGCTCTCGCTCGCCTATCTGCACATCATGCATCAGGGCGACGACGGTCTTTTGGCCGATCTCCGCAAGCTGTGGAGCGGCAAGCTGATCGTGAATAGGCCCGGGCGTCCGCGCGATCGTATCGGCTCAGACGTCGGCGCGGGACTGGCCGATCTGGAGGCCTACGGCCAGATGATCCTGGCCAATCCAGACCTCATCGCACGCCTGAAATCCGGTGCGCCCCTGAACGAGGCCGATCGGACCACGTTCTTCGGCGGTGCCGCGCGGGGCTACACCGACTATCCCGCATTGGGCGCGACGGCTGCCGTTTGAGGACGGCGGTCATCACATTCATCGGCCCGCACAGCGTCCGCGGTGCGGGCGTCTATTGTCATCAGTGTTGTGGCCGCGCCAATCTGCTCGGGTCGCGCATGTTGTTCGCCGTCGTGGAGCGGCTGACCAGCTTCATGATGGTTGAGCCCGACATTTATGCCGAGCGGCTGGTACCGCTGCTGGTGTCGCACGATCTCAATGGCCGCAGCGGCGCGATGTTCAACAACAAGGCGAAGGCCATCTTGTCGAGCCCGTCGTCGAAGGAGCCGACCTACGCGTCCGCGCTCATGGGAGCCTCAGACAAATTGCTTCGTCGCGCGATAGGGTGAAGTTCAGGAAAAATCACTCCAGCTCAGATGCCGTGAATCAAGGTCGCCCACTGTCACGGTGCCGCGGATCTCGCGAGGCGCGTGGAAGCTGCTGCGCAAGTACACCAGCGGCGCGGCTCGGTCGGAATGCGTTGCGCCGCGGACCTCGCCGATGAAGATCGAATGCGTCGTCGTCTCGAACTCCCGCGTCAGCACGCAGTCGAACGCGGCGACTGCGTCCGTCAGCACCGGCGCGCCTGTGACCCCGCGCGTCCACTGCCCGAAGGCAAAGCGGTCGTCGCCGTTGACGCCCTTCTGGCCGCTGAAGGTGAGCGCGAGCAGGGCGTGATCCTCGTGCAGGAAGTTGATCGCGAACGCGCCTTCCTCGCGGATGCGCGCATGGGCGCTGGCGTTGCGGTTGACGCAGACGATCAGCGAGGGCGGGCTGTCCGACAGCGAACAGGCCGAGGTCACCGTCAGGCCGGTGCGCTTGCCGTGCTCGGCCCCCACCGTCACCAGCGCCACGGCGCCGGCGCATTGGCGCATCGCCTGCTTGAAATCCTTCGTGTCGACGCTCACGCGGACATCTCCGAAAATGGAAGCGGGTGCGGCACGATTGCGCCGCACCCGCGATGCGTCAAGCCGCCTTCTTCGCGGAGCCGAGATGCGCAAGACGCGGCATCACCTCGTTCTTCAAGAGCGAGAGCGAGTGGTGCCAGGCTTCGGCCTTGTGCTTGTAGTCGAAGCCGAACACGCAGAGCACGCCGAAGCCGCCGACCTCGTCATAGATCTTCTCGATCTTCTCGGCGACCGTCGTCGGCGAGCCGACGATCCAGTTCCGCTTGGCGCAATATTCGACGGTGACGTCGCTATCGGGCACGTCGGGCGCGTGCTTCAGATAGTCCTTGAAGCCGAAATGGCCGAGCAGCGGCAGGAAGTACTCGCCCATCATCCGGCCCATCATGTCGCCGGTCGAGAGCCTCCAGGCCTCCTCGTCGGTGTCGGCGACGAACACCTCGCGCACGAGGCGCCAGTCCGCCCGGTTCGGCTTGCGTCCGGTCTTGGCCGCGCCGATCTCGACCGAATCCCAGTGGCTGCCCACATAGGCCGGGTTGAGGTTGAGGCTCATCGGGATGAAGCCGCGTTCGCCGGCGAGCTTCAGCGTGTCCGAGTTCTTCGAGAGGCCCGCGACACCGATCGGCGGATGCGGCGCCTGCAGCGGCTTGATGTGCGGCTTGAGGAAGTCGAACATCGTGTCCGGCTTGGTCACCGTCCAGAACTTGCCCTTGTAGGTCCAGGGCGCGGGATCGCTCCACATCTTCAGGATGATCTCCAGCGCCTCGCGCGTCATGTCGCGGTTCTGTCCGCTCATGCCGTCGACGTTGAACATCGCCCAGTCGCTCGGCAGCCCCGACGCGGCCACGCCGAAATTGAGCCGGCCCTCGGAGAGATGGTCCAGCATCGCGACGCGGTTGGCGAGCTCGGCCGGGTGATGATAGGGCAAGAGGAAGCCGCCCGGTCCGATGCGAAGTCTCTTGGTCTGCATCAAGGCCTGCGCGATCAACAGGTCCGGCGTGGGATTGGGTTCCCACGGCGCGGTGTGGTGCTCGCCGACCCAGGCCTCCTGGTAGCCGAGCTCGTCGAGCCAGCGCATGACCTGCAGGTCCCAGTCGTTCCCTTCCTTCAGGCCGCACTCCGGCGGATGCGAAGGCATCGTGAAATAGCCGATCTCCATGGGTTTCCTCATCTGATGTTGACGCGTCTTGGCGCGCGTTGACGGCGTTGAGTGGGGAAGGGTTCAGCAAGCGCTGTGCCAGCGCCTTGCAGCCTGAAATTGGCGAGAAAGGGCTGGTTTGCCCGCGCAATAGCCGGTATCTCGACGAACACCCGCAGGAGACCGTCTCATTGTCGCGAGACGGCGTCTTGCAGGTGAGACGTGAACTTGGCCGTGAGACGAGGACAGTTTCGCATGACCGAACCCGCTTATGTCGCGGTGGACTGGGGCACCAGCAGTTTTCGGCTGTGGCTGGTCGATCATGCCGGCCAGGTGCTGGCTGAACGCCGCAGCGATGAAGGCATGTTGGCCGCGGCGAAGACCGGCTTTCCCGCGGTGCTGCAATCGCATCTCGCGGCGGTCGAGGCGCCGGATCATCTGCCGGTTCTCGTCTGCGGCATGGCCGGTGCCAAGACCGGCTGGGTCGAAGCCGGCTATGTCGACACGCCGGCGCCGCTCGCGGCCGTCCTGAAACAGGCCGTGCGCGTCCCCGGCGAGGCGCGCGACATCCGCATCCTGCCGGGCATCGCGCAGCGCGACGCCAGCGCGCCGGACGTGATGCGCGGCGAGGAAACGCAACTGCTCGGCGCGCTGGGCTTCGAAGCCGCCGGCGAGGCGCTGGTCTGCATGCCCGGCACGCATTCGAAATGGGTGCGTGTCAGGGGCGGCATCGTCGAACGCTTCTCCACCTTCATGACCGGCGAGCTCTTCAGCGTGGTCTCGCGCGAGACCATCCTGTCGTTCGCGGTCGCGGGCGCCGATGAGGCCGAGGATGTCGCGAGCTTCAAGGCGGCGGTCAAGGCCGCGTATGCGGCGCCGGCCTTCGCCGCCAATCTGTTGTTCGGTGCGCGCTCGCGTCAGCTGCTGTTCGGCGGCACGCCGGCCGCCGCGCGCGAGACGCTGTCGGGCACGTTGATTGGCGTCGAGCTCGCGGCAGGGCTGTCCGGCGCCGTGCCGCAGGCGGGTGTTGCGTTGATTGCGTCGGGCCGGCTCGCGACGCTGTATCGGCACGCCTTCGACGCCTTGTCGGTCACCGTGCAGCCGGTCGATGCGGATGAAGCGGTCCGCCGCGGACTGTCGATGGCGGCTGCCACGATCTGGACCAGGTAGAAGGATTTTGAGATGACCATTCCCTTTCCGCCGATGCAGCGGCCTCTGGTCGCGATCCTGCGCGGCGTCAAGCCCGGGGAGACCGAGGCCATCGTCGGCGTGCTGATCGAAGCCGGCATGACCGCGATCGAGATTCCCCTGAATTCACCCGATCCGTTCCGTTCCATCGCAACGGCCGTGAAGCAGGCCCCGCCAGGCGTGTTGATCGGCGCCGGCACGGTGCTGACCACCGCGGATGTCGATCGCCTCAACGACGTCGGCGGCAAGTTGATGGTCTCGCCCAATGTCGACACGCAGGTGCTCGTGCGCGCGCATCAATACGCCATGGTGACGCTGCCCGGCGTGTTCTCGCCGACCGAGGCTCTGGTGGCCGCGCGCTCCGGCGCATCGGGCCTCAAATTCTTTCCGGCAAGCGTGCTAGGGGTCGCCGGCATCGCCGCGATCCGCGTCGTGCTGCCGTCAGGCGTGATGATCGCCGCCGTCGGCGGGGTGTCAGACCAGAATTTTGCCGAGTACATCAAGGGCGGGGTGACCGCGTTCGGGCTCGGCTCCAGCCTCTACAAGCCCGGCATGACGGCAGCCGAAGTCGCTGCCCGCGCGAAGGCGACGACCGAAGCCTACGATCGGGCGATTGCGAAAGACTGAGCCGGCAATAAACTAGCTGTGATCCTGACATGGCCTATTGTGCCACATCGTGCCGCGATGCTGACATTCGCGCGTCGTGGTATGTGACCGGCCGAAGCAGGAGACCGACATGGCGATCAACAACGTAGCCGATCTGTTCGTGGCAACGCTCGAACAGGCCGGCGTCAAGCGCATCTACGGCATCGTCGGCGACAGCCTGAACGCCCTGACCGAGGCGCTGCGCCGCCGCGGCACCATCGAATGGATCCACGTCCGCCACGAGGAGGTCGCAGCGTTCGCCGCCGCCGGCGAAGCCGAGGTGACCGGGAGCCTTGCGGTGTGCGCGGGCTCCTGCGGTCCCGGCAATCTGCATCTGATCAACGGGCTGTTCGACGCGCATCGCAGCCGCCTCCCCGTGCTGGCGATCGCGGCGCAGATCCCGACGGCCGAGATCGGCGGCGGCTATTTCCAGGAGACCCATCCGCAAAATCTGTTCCGCGAATGCAGCCATTATTGCGAGCTGGTCTCCGATCCCAGCCAGCTTCCTTTCGTGTTGGAGAATGCAATCCGCGCGGCGGTAGGACTGCGCGGTGTCGCCGTCGTTGCCATGCCCGGCGACGTTGCGTTCCGCAGCCCACCCAAGCGCGCGCCGTCGACGACGCGCGGCCTCAGCGTGGCGGCGCCGAAAGTGGTGCCGCAGGCGGATGAGCTGCAGGCGCTGGCCGATCTCCTGAACAGTGCCGAGCGCATCACCCTGTTCTGCGGGCGCGGCTGCGCCGGCGCGCATGCGCCCTTGATGCAGCTCGCCGAGACGCTGAAGAGCCCGATCGTGCATGCGCTTGGCGGCAAGGAGCATGTCGAATACGACAACCCCTACGACGTCGGCATGACCGGCTTCATCGGCTTCTCCTCGGGCTATGCCGCCATGCACGCCTGCGACGCGCTGGTAATGCTCGGCACCGATTTTCCCTACAAGCAGTTCTTCCCCGATGATGCAAAGGTCGCGCAGATCGACATCCGCCCGGAAAATCTGGGGCGACGCTGCAGGATCGATCTCGGCCTCGTCGGCGACGTCAAGCTGACTATCGAGGCGCTGCTGCCGCTGCTGACATCAAAGACGCTGCGCAAGCATCTCGACGATGCCGTCGCCCATTACAAGAAGGCGCGCGAGGGGCTGGACTCGCTCGCCAGGGGCACGCCGGGAAGCAAGCCGATCCATCCGCAATATCTCGCCAAGGTCGTCAGCGACCACGCGGGCGACGACGCCGTGTTCACCGCCGATGTCGGCACGCCGACGGTATGGGCCGCGCGCTATCTCGGCATGAACGGCCGTCGCCGGCTGATCGGCTCGTTCGTGCACGGCTCGATGGCCAACGCGATGCCGCAGGCGATCGGCGCGCAGGCGGCGCAGCCCGGCCGGCAGGTGATCTCGCTCTCCGGCGACGGCGGCTTCACCATGCTGATGGGCGATCTGATCACGCTGACGCAGGAGAGGCTGCCGGTGAAGGTGGTCGTCTTCAACAACGGCGTGCTCGGCTTCGTCGCGCTGGAGATGAAGGCGGCGGGCTTCGTCGACACCAATGTCGATCTCAAGAATCCGGACTTCGCCGCGATGGCGCGCGCGATGGGCATTTTTGCGAAACGCGTCGAGGACCCGGGCGAGCTTCCCGGCGCGGTCAAGGAGATGCTGGCGCATGACGGGCCGGCCCTGCTCGACGTCGTCACCGCCAAGCAGGAGCTGTCGATGCCGCCGACCATCACCACCGAGCAGATCAAGGGCTTCAGCCTCTGGGTGCTGCGCGCGGTGATGAACGGCCGCGGCGACGAGGTGCTTGATCTTGCGAAGACGAACCTCTTGCCGCGCTAGCCCCGCTTCACCGACGGCGCGGGCAGCTGCTCGTGGCGGCGCTGGAAGCGCTGCCAGTGCAGCACGCTGCCGATCAGCAGGGCCGGCACGAAGCCGAGCACGATCAGGAGATGCGGCAGCTCCTTCGGCGAGATGAAGGCGATGGCGATGTCCGAGATCAGCCAGAGCGCGGCGAATATCACCGCGAAGTCGGTTCGCGGGCAGCGCAAGTAGTAGAATACGGCGGTGATGATGATCGCGGGGCCGATCGCGACGGCGATCATGATCGCGGTCAGCTCCTTCGGCGTCAACGCATCGAGCATCATCGAGGCCAGCAGCCAGAGTGCGGCGAACATGGCGACGATGTCGAGCGGATGCCGCAATTCAATACCTCTCGCGGGGACGCGCTATCGTTGTGGCCGCAGCCGCAGACGTCAAGTCAAAAGGCGCTTATTCCTCGTCACTTCCCGGCGTCGGGCGCAGCATGAAATGACCGAAGGCGGTGGCGATCGGCTTGTCCGCATCGTCCTGCCAGGCGCGCGCCTCGAAGGCGACGATGCGACGGCCCTGCTTCACGATCGAGACGTTGGCGAACGTATCGAGCGCGCGGCCGGAGCGCAGGTAGTTGACGGTGAGCCCGATCGGCTTGGGCGGCGCGGCGGTGCCGAGCTCGCGCCCGACGCCGATGACGGCCGTGGTCTCGAGAAAGGCGCCGGTCATGCCGCCATGGATCGCGGGCAGGATCGGGTTGCCGATGATCTTTGGCGAGAACGGCATCGTCAGCGTGCCGTCGGCGTTGACGCGGATGCCGAGCCAACGCGCGAACGGGCTGCGCGCGAACGGCCCGTCCGGATCCTCCGGCGTCTCCAGCGCCGGTATGTCCAGCGCGTTCATCCTGCGATCGGCGAGCATGTTGGTCCGGTTGGCGCCGATCATGAAGCAGGCGGTCGCGGTCGCCACCGGATCGTCTTCCGATTCCTGATAGGCGGTGGAGCGCACGAAGGCGATCGAGCGCGTGGTGCGGTAGCACACCGAATGCGCCTTGATGTCGAGGCCGGGTGTCGCCGGCTTCTGGTAGTCGATGCGCAGATCGAGCGTCGCGATCGCGCGCGTGCCGTCGAGCGCGAGCTGCACCGCCATGCCGCAGCTCTCGTCCAGCATCGCGGTGACGACGCCTCCGTGCAGCACGCCGGTCTCGGTGTCGCCGACGAAGACGGGACGATAGGGCAGGCTGGACCAAGCCTCGGCTGGCGCGAAGCGGTCGAGCTGCAGCCCGCTGATGTGGCCGTAATCGGAGCGGCGGCCCTTGATCGCCTCGGCGAGTTCGTCGAATGGGAGCGTGGTCGATATGGTGCTCATGGGAACGTTCTAGACCAGTGTCGGCCGCCGCGCAAAACCCCGAATGGGCCTCGACAGAGCGGACCGAAGCGCCGATGGTGGGTGCTTCGTTCGTCGTTAGCTGCAAGGAGTGCCCATGGCCGACCCCGAAACGCCCGCCGCCAATCAGGGGCCCGTCACCATTTCGACCTCCAGCTCGGAGCGGGCGCCGATCATCTATTTCGACGGCGCGTCCTGCTTCGGCCATCACAACGGTGCGATCCAGATCGAGCTCGCCGCAAACCTCCTGATGCCGGTCGGCGCCGCCGTCAGGGTCGACGTGGTCCAGACCGCTCACTTGCGTTGCAGCGTCGCCGCGGCGCTGGCGCTGCGTGAGGCCCTCGAAAAAGCGCTGGCGATGTACAAGCAGGGCCAGCAGCAGCCGGCAGCGGAGGAGATTCCGGCGGTGAAGAACTGAGATCGGCGTTTTTGATGGGGCGTAGCCCTGATGGAGCATGCTCCATCAGGGCTACGACGCGAGGTGGACCGGCTCCGCCTCAGCCCACATGCACCTTCGGCTTCTTGCCGCCGTTCCACTTGCCGTCGAGTGCGCGCTCGATCTGGGCGGCGAGCTGCAGCAGCAGGCCGTCATTGGCCTGCTTGGCGATGGCCTGGATGCCGAGCGGCAGGCCGTGCTCCTGGGCTGCCATCGGCATCGAGATCGCCGGCATGCCACAGAGATTGGCGAGCGGGGTAAAGGCGAAGAAGCGCCAGAGATTGTCGAACCAGTCGCGCACATCGGGATTGTCGGAGATGGTGAGATATTCCTTCGTGCCGACCTTCGGCGTCGGCAGCGCGGTGATCGGAGTCAGGATCACGTCCCACTGCTCGAAGAAGGCGCCGAAGCCGCGCGAGGTCGTGTTGAACACGCCCTGCATCTTCGCGCGCTCGGCGAAGGTCGTGTGCCGGCCGGCTTCCCAGATCCGGATGTTCATGGGCTCGATCAGATCTTCCGGCGGCTTCTCCAGCCCGCGTGCGGCCAGCATGTTGGAGATCACCACGGCGAAATTGCTGATGTAGCAGGTGGTCTGCGCGGCGAAGGCGGCGGGAAGGTCGATCTCCGGCAGCGCATGGTCGACGTGATGGCCGAGGCCTTCGAGGAAGCGGCCGGCTTTCTCCAGCTCGGCCGCGAGCTCCGGCGTCGCTTTGTAGTCGCCCCAAGTGTGCGACAGCGCGATGCGCAGCTTCGACGGATCACGCTTGATCATCTCGGTATAAGGCTGCGCCGTGGTCCAGAACGGCATGAACTCGCCGGGCGCGGGTCCTCGCGCGTGATCGACGAAGGCGGCGGTGTCGCGCACGCTGCGCGACTGGCAGCCCTGGATCGAGACGAGGCCGGTGAGATCGGACATGTGCGGCGCAAGCGAGAACACGCCGCGCGAGACCTTCAATCCGATATTGCCGTTGACGCCGGCGGGAATCCGGATCGAGCCGCCGCCGTCGGTCGCATGCGCGATCGGCACCACGCCAGCGGCAACCATCGCCGCGCTGCCCGCCGACGAGCCGCAGGTGGTGTAATCGGTATTCCAGGGATTGCGCGTGACGTAAACGGCGGGATTATCGGCCGAAGAGCACACGCCGAATTCCGGCGTGGTGGTGCGCCCGATCAGGTTGAGTCCGGCCTGACGGAATTTACCGGTGAGGAAGGTATCGGCCGCGGCGCGATTGCCGCGCATCAACAGCGAGCCCATTTCCTGCAGCCGGCCCTTCATGGTCGGCCCGAGGTCCTTCATCAGG from Bradyrhizobium sp. CCBAU 53351 includes the following:
- a CDS encoding alkene reductase, which translates into the protein MNPLFGPVRLGGLELPNRLVMAPMTRSRADANGVPGELAAEYYAQRAGVGLIVTEGTQPSDDGQGYMNTPGIYTAAHVAGWRKVTDAVHDKGGHIFIQLMHAGRMSHPDNTLHHRQGVAPSAIAPGVPMFTPKGMQDIPQPRSLTTDEVRRSVADFRDAGRLAIAAGADGVEIHGANGYLVQQFIAPSANTRTDAYGGSIENRARFAIEVAAAIAREIGADKTAIRLSPGITMWGINEGAEGPDLYRYLVGELDKLSLAYLHIMHQGDDGLLADLRKLWSGKLIVNRPGRPRDRIGSDVGAGLADLEAYGQMILANPDLIARLKSGAPLNEADRTTFFGGAARGYTDYPALGATAAV
- a CDS encoding PaaI family thioesterase, with protein sequence MSTISTTLPFDELAEAIKGRRSDYGHISGLQLDRFAPAEAWSSLPYRPVFVGDTETGVLHGGVVTAMLDESCGMAVQLALDGTRAIATLDLRIDYQKPATPGLDIKAHSVCYRTTRSIAFVRSTAYQESEDDPVATATACFMIGANRTNMLADRRMNALDIPALETPEDPDGPFARSPFARWLGIRVNADGTLTMPFSPKIIGNPILPAIHGGMTGAFLETTAVIGVGRELGTAAPPKPIGLTVNYLRSGRALDTFANVSIVKQGRRIVAFEARAWQDDADKPIATAFGHFMLRPTPGSDEE
- a CDS encoding LLM class flavin-dependent oxidoreductase produces the protein MEIGYFTMPSHPPECGLKEGNDWDLQVMRWLDELGYQEAWVGEHHTAPWEPNPTPDLLIAQALMQTKRLRIGPGGFLLPYHHPAELANRVAMLDHLSEGRLNFGVAASGLPSDWAMFNVDGMSGQNRDMTREALEIILKMWSDPAPWTYKGKFWTVTKPDTMFDFLKPHIKPLQAPHPPIGVAGLSKNSDTLKLAGERGFIPMSLNLNPAYVGSHWDSVEIGAAKTGRKPNRADWRLVREVFVADTDEEAWRLSTGDMMGRMMGEYFLPLLGHFGFKDYLKHAPDVPDSDVTVEYCAKRNWIVGSPTTVAEKIEKIYDEVGGFGVLCVFGFDYKHKAEAWHHSLSLLKNEVMPRLAHLGSAKKAA
- the poxB gene encoding ubiquinone-dependent pyruvate dehydrogenase, which codes for MAINNVADLFVATLEQAGVKRIYGIVGDSLNALTEALRRRGTIEWIHVRHEEVAAFAAAGEAEVTGSLAVCAGSCGPGNLHLINGLFDAHRSRLPVLAIAAQIPTAEIGGGYFQETHPQNLFRECSHYCELVSDPSQLPFVLENAIRAAVGLRGVAVVAMPGDVAFRSPPKRAPSTTRGLSVAAPKVVPQADELQALADLLNSAERITLFCGRGCAGAHAPLMQLAETLKSPIVHALGGKEHVEYDNPYDVGMTGFIGFSSGYAAMHACDALVMLGTDFPYKQFFPDDAKVAQIDIRPENLGRRCRIDLGLVGDVKLTIEALLPLLTSKTLRKHLDDAVAHYKKAREGLDSLARGTPGSKPIHPQYLAKVVSDHAGDDAVFTADVGTPTVWAARYLGMNGRRRLIGSFVHGSMANAMPQAIGAQAAQPGRQVISLSGDGGFTMLMGDLITLTQERLPVKVVVFNNGVLGFVALEMKAAGFVDTNVDLKNPDFAAMARAMGIFAKRVEDPGELPGAVKEMLAHDGPALLDVVTAKQELSMPPTITTEQIKGFSLWVLRAVMNGRGDEVLDLAKTNLLPR
- a CDS encoding 2-dehydro-3-deoxygalactonokinase; protein product: MTEPAYVAVDWGTSSFRLWLVDHAGQVLAERRSDEGMLAAAKTGFPAVLQSHLAAVEAPDHLPVLVCGMAGAKTGWVEAGYVDTPAPLAAVLKQAVRVPGEARDIRILPGIAQRDASAPDVMRGEETQLLGALGFEAAGEALVCMPGTHSKWVRVRGGIVERFSTFMTGELFSVVSRETILSFAVAGADEAEDVASFKAAVKAAYAAPAFAANLLFGARSRQLLFGGTPAAARETLSGTLIGVELAAGLSGAVPQAGVALIASGRLATLYRHAFDALSVTVQPVDADEAVRRGLSMAAATIWTR
- a CDS encoding 2-dehydro-3-deoxy-6-phosphogalactonate aldolase encodes the protein MTIPFPPMQRPLVAILRGVKPGETEAIVGVLIEAGMTAIEIPLNSPDPFRSIATAVKQAPPGVLIGAGTVLTTADVDRLNDVGGKLMVSPNVDTQVLVRAHQYAMVTLPGVFSPTEALVAARSGASGLKFFPASVLGVAGIAAIRVVLPSGVMIAAVGGVSDQNFAEYIKGGVTAFGLGSSLYKPGMTAAEVAARAKATTEAYDRAIAKD
- a CDS encoding amidase, encoding MTLPMSWTEWAQHDGVALAGRVRKGELTAQELARQAAAGVAKVNPALSGVVELFEDVIADPAKDGANLAGPFAGLPFLMKDLGPTMKGRLQEMGSLLMRGNRAAADTFLTGKFRQAGLNLIGRTTTPEFGVCSSADNPAVYVTRNPWNTDYTTCGSSAGSAAMVAAGVVPIAHATDGGGSIRIPAGVNGNIGLKVSRGVFSLAPHMSDLTGLVSIQGCQSRSVRDTAAFVDHARGPAPGEFMPFWTTAQPYTEMIKRDPSKLRIALSHTWGDYKATPELAAELEKAGRFLEGLGHHVDHALPEIDLPAAFAAQTTCYISNFAVVISNMLAARGLEKPPEDLIEPMNIRIWEAGRHTTFAERAKMQGVFNTTSRGFGAFFEQWDVILTPITALPTPKVGTKEYLTISDNPDVRDWFDNLWRFFAFTPLANLCGMPAISMPMAAQEHGLPLGIQAIAKQANDGLLLQLAAQIERALDGKWNGGKKPKVHVG
- a CDS encoding flavin reductase family protein, with product MSVDTKDFKQAMRQCAGAVALVTVGAEHGKRTGLTVTSACSLSDSPPSLIVCVNRNASAHARIREEGAFAINFLHEDHALLALTFSGQKGVNGDDRFAFGQWTRGVTGAPVLTDAVAAFDCVLTREFETTTHSIFIGEVRGATHSDRAAPLVYLRSSFHAPREIRGTVTVGDLDSRHLSWSDFS